TTTCGAACTTTAACTAACTGTTGGGTGATCTAAGAAGAGGATTTATTAAGCACTGTTTACATACATTAACTAATACACTGTAAAAATGAATGTTAGTAAGTTACAATCCTCTGATGTATAGCGGCTGACAGAGCTTGTTTGTACAGCTTGtaacacatttaaaagcttCTTTGCACATCTACATTCATATAAGAACtattgaaacattttcacttcCATTTGAAAGTAGACACCAGACTACATCTCAACTCTCACAGCTTTGTGTCTGCACTACAGACAAGGTCATTAAAAAGCTAATAAAGCCAacagaacaatgttttttttccctattATTTAAGCATGTTCTATTTAACTGAAGTGGTCGTcacaacaaccacagagacTGACTAAAACTTTGGGCTAGTAGTTTGATGAATCAGAGCAGATCTCTGCTTTCTAACTTAACACTGTGTTCcttgatttaatccaataaaaagagaagaaatgaagagaataacttgcacaagaaagaaagcacaaaggaaagaaaacttTGTGAGCACACTGTGACCTCGCCTACAGAGAAAAGGGGAAGGAGAAAAGCATAATAGCAGCGGGTCCTTTAAGAGTGGCGGCAGTAATTGCTGGGATCTGAACTCAGTCACTCAGATACACAGCTAGTCAGTCTGGCGCCAGTAGTATGCAAACTGTATATTATCACCACTCCTTCACCTAAATAGCATGAGGGGACCTCCTTAGGACAAAAGGGCTTTTAGTGCGCAACTTGAAACTGATCTCATTCGAAAAGTATAATGCttggaaaaataaaagggaaaagtTTTTGCCCACTTCAATCCAAGCTCTCTGTAACACAttatacattgttttattctttataaactCTTACATAAGACCTTAAGAGAAGTAGTTTATTTTGGTATTATTCTAAAATCAAACCCAAGTAGAATTAACAGTGTTGTCAAAATGCAGAACTACTTGTTTTTAAGCTTTGAGTTGTGAtttaaaactgatttaaatgtttaaattaaaacacatgtCGAGTGTTGAATGTTAGTCTCacataattatatatttcttgCATCTCCATTTgcaaacaatgtaaaaaaacactgattaagTCTTGATTCAAAGCCCCCCTTCTTGAATAGCATGAAAGAAATACCAGCTCCATTGGGCCACGCATGAGCGCATGTGAGATATGTCTACTACGAGCCTTAGTCCCAATATGGGGTAtgttcccctctccctctccggAGTCAGTGGGGTCGAGTGGCCGAGCGTTTAAGGTTTGCCAAATCACAGGCTCGCCCTCTGCCAAACCTGAATCTGTTTAATAAAAGGTCAGGGGAGTTCTGCCATAGATAGCTCATTGATTGTGAAGCTAAATCCTCGACCACAACAGCCAAACTGATCTCTGCCACCAGGTCCAAACCTCTGAGTGAGTCTTTACTCTCATGTCATACATGGTTGATTGTTCGGCCTACCTGGCAATAGCCCTTCAAGAAACAGAGCTAAGAACCAAACCAGCTGTAGTGACAATCATGTACTTAATGTTATTATGGAATTCATAAGACTTAATGCTATAATAGCTGTAAGGAAGACAACAGTCTTTTTCACCGTAAGGCCCCGCTTTCTACAGGCTAGAATGAGCGACGCTCTGATGTACACCAAACTGTTCAAATTCAACTTTCAAGGCAACTCGaatctttaaaaagtgacaaacaTATTAAAACGAATTCATATTTTGCTTGcgttttggtatttttgctgAATATACTAAACAACATCAAGATAACAACAGaataacacaacaataacatcaaACTGGCATAAAAGTAGATTCTCACATTTATGTGAAGTCAAATGTGCCCCAGCTCTAAAGGATTGTATCATTGTTCACCTTGCCATTTGGATGACTTGGGTAATCATTAACTAATCAAACTGGCAGcctttctctatctctcagTATGAAAGAAAGCCAAACAATaccacacaaataaaacatggtgATATGGAAAGAACTTCTGAGCATATTTCAAAGCCCTTAACAGCATTACGATCTTGAAAAGTTCATTCATGCTATGAAACTATCGACATGGCCTTTCTTAGTTCTCTTTATAGTCAtttgcacaaatgcacaaaaaaaaaggcccaacTGTTATGCATCTGCAGCATTTGCTTGTACATTTATATCACCTCGCCATGTCCAGAAGCAAAGCTGGTAGTCTACAAAACTGtgataaacattacattacattacattacagtcatgtagcagacgcttttatccaaagcgacttacaggaagtgtattcaacataggtattcaagagaactactagtcaccagaagtcatcagtgcatctcctttcttaaacaagcatcttaaagcataaaccagagcaaaagtatagtgcagagcaGTTACTACGCAAAATTGCAACagactacgaatacaataagtgcaacagactaatacgaatataataagtgctacaaactactataaagaaagagaagttaAAGAAACCtaaggagaaacaaaacaaagccaacaCAGATGCCCTAATGGACCACCTGCTGCCTCCAGACCCTCACAGGCAGCATCTACCTCCacctgtacagtgtgtgtgtgtgtgtgtgtccaggtgtgtgCTCTTACCTGGCCCACAGAGCCGGCTGTAGTGATAGGGGTTGCAGCACACGGTCGGACTGTCCAGAGTCCCGAAGCTCTTACACTCACAGAGCGGTTTGAGCTGGGCCGGCTGCTGCAGGTCGGACCAGCGGTACAGTTTACACACCAGCAGCTGCGGAGAAGCCACATGGCCggccagcagcagctctgtgcgGGCGACCATCACACAGTCGCTGGGCATGCCTCCTCTGGACTCCACCGCCTCCAGCAGGGTGTCCAGAGGCCTCTCCTTCAGCCTCTTCAGCAGAGAATAAGTGGCTGATTTCAGTTCTTGCTCCAGCACCGTGCGAGGCATCGGGTCCTCCGGAGGTCTGAGGGTCCCCAGCACCAGGTGACACGACCCCGGGTCCGTGGAGCCGTCCTGGGTCTCGGACTGGTCCCGGTCTTTAAACAAGCAGCAGGTCACCGTCCTGGTCTCTGTGTCCTGCATGGCTCGAAGGCTGCCCGGCTCCTGGACGCACAGTTCGGCTCCATCCCGGTCCAAGCCTCCACTACACCCCCCACCTATGTCCCCTATACCCGGGGTCATCGGTGGGAGCTCCCTTTTGGGGATCTTCTCCGGGTTGTCTCCGAACACCTCGTCCCTGCAGCCCTCACTAGCATTGCCATTTCCATCCTCTTCTGTATCTGGGATCAAACGGCTTCTCCAGAGTCGCCGCACAAGACCTGAGCGTTTCGTCCTGAACATACGACAACTTGACTCTCTATATGAGGGGTTTTATTCTGATGTGTTACAGACACTTCTACGGTCGGTGCAACACATTAATGTCTGTGAAACGCCGTGCAGTGCATGCACAGCCGGTCGACGAGCATGTGTGGATGAAGCGCAACATTAAAGCTACTTTGTTGCATTTACTACAACAAAGTGTGGCCGGTCACACTGCGTCCATCCGGCCGAGACTGTGACAATGTGGGTTATTCTCCAGGATCGCTGCTCCAATTCACTGGAATTGATTATTATGTGTTTGTTAGGAGCGACTGGAGAAGGTAGAAcacataataacataacatcATTCACTTAGAAGCATAATCCAGAAGCTTTGAAGCCAAGAAAGCCTGGAACAGTTTCGCACTTTTAATAAAAGCTACTTTCTACACGAAGAGGTCCGATTTAATcccaagaaaaaacaacaaaaaagcactAGAGATCAGGATCCTTGTCGTCTTcttatgtttcttttcttttttttttttttttttttttttacaatcccAACCAAATATCCACTGCGAGCAGAAAAGACATGAAGAGGAACAATCCGCTGCTTCTCCTCTCAGATCCAAAGCAAACTGCAGCCCAGATCCCGTTCTTTCTCCCGGTTCCTctctccacccacacacacacacacacacacacacacacacacacacacacacacacacacacacacacacacacacacacacacacacacacacacacacacacactgggcccCTGAGGAGAGCGCTGGAGCCATTGGCTGACTACCATCATGTGCTAGTCTAGACACTTTGGCGGCTGTGAGCTGCACTGATTGTTGCGCAAACAAGGTTTCAAGTTTCTTAACTCTTAAAGGCGAAACACCCTCAACAAACCTCTAGTTTTTAAGTTAAAGTTACCATAAGTTAAACAATCCCATAACTTATTTACAGGATGGGGTTGTTATAAgcacaacagaaaacaagaacTAAAGAACTTTAATGAGggagtgttgtttttatttttatttccccacaaaaaaaatcatttcaaaatcaatcatttttgttttttaatggggATGCTGGAACATGGGCATCAATGGTAAATTGCATCATATGGACAATCgtcaaattagatttttttatttttttgaatgagGTTTATGAACGATAAAAACAAAGCGAGAACATAACAAGATGTTAAGTGGCTCATAAGGAAATCCTGACAGACATCAGACCGCCTTCctttaaaaaacttaaacaaagaaaactacaatttcaaattcagtgaaaatattctccaaaacaaaaatacttaacaTTGATTTCAGTTTCACCTTTAAAGGTGAACTGTACTGTGGGAATTTGCAGTGAACATGACTTACTAATAACATCATGATTGACAAGGGcctcaaactgaaaatataaagtatgtTCATGTAGGACTGTGGTGATACCACCTTTACAACACCATGAATGCAAAGAAAATACCACTCACATGTAAATTAACATCAGATTAATAAAGTGATTTGAATTTGTGTGAGGCCAAAAGTTAGGCTACTCTTTGAATTTGAATCACTAgtcaaatatatatgtaaaaaaagcacagagaatTCTGTCACTATATGATTTTGAAAACGTGCGATGCAGTTGCGTACGTTGATCGGCTgatattcttcttctttcatttttacataaatgcataattacattttgtatagaaatacaaaaaagattAGTAGTAAATGGGAgattttactgtaaaaatacacTTGTCAGTTGTCTTTGATGGACGAACTAATGGAGACACTATACCTCCCAATTACCTGAAACATATATTTGGCACTTAAGTTAACATCAGTTCAATTGATTTATCAGTTGGGCACTACTGACAACCTCCCAAGTGTTGCAAGCTCCCGGGGAAGCTGATCGCAATCATGCAAATTGAAGCTGCTGGCAACAACATACTGCATGTATATTAAGATGGTAGTGCGAGTATTTACATCATCGCTTATCCTTTACAGGGACACAGGGGCCGGAGACGATCCCAGCTGAATTTAGGCTagaggcagggtacaccctcatcacagggctgacacatagagacagacaaccacacTTACGTTCATaactacgggcaatttagaaaCAACCATTAACCTAAACTgcactgtgggaggaagctggagaacctgGAGAAAACCCACAGTAACaaggggagaacatgcaaacacagaagGGTCCAATCCTCTGGCTGTGAGGCCAAATGCTGACTGCTGCACCACCGCACCGCCTGTATTTACATCCTCCCTAGGCAACAAAGTACTGGTGACGAGGACTAGAGTGCTAAGGGAACTTGAAATTAGGAAAATATATAGGTTAACATTCTCCAAAAAGTTACAATTGTTATTTATAGTAGTAGGAAAATGAACTCAGCAGCTTAAATGAAAGAATGGGCTGCCATATTTGGATCCCTCTGTCATTGTTTAATACATctgaaagtaaataaatactttgttacttaactacagaaaagaataaaacagaaaacgtTGCTGATACAGCTTTTTTCATCACCAACTTTTGTTCTGCATGGCTGTTCAGTGCTGTTTATAGGTAGTAGAAaggaagaaaagtaaaaagaaaaatgtgagtaAGTTTGTTAGAACTATGAGTGTTTATTGAGGAGAACAAAATGACGGGCCTTAGCTGAGTTCATGTTGATGCTGTGACATGATGGCAACAGCACAGAACCACACAACActcacattttcacaatttaAAGAGCTAATCTAACCTTTTGAATCATTCCTAGCTATTATAGCTTCAGCTTTAGGTgacaaaatatagaaataacaaTTCTgacatttcactgtttttaGAGACAGCGTTCTTCATGTAGGCTGGAGACACAACAGATGAATTCTTCCTCACTGACGTCTCTACAAGTCTGTCTCCACCTTATCTCCTGTTTCTTGTCTCATCAGGGTAAACAGTAAATAACAGACTCTACTTACTATTGTAGGCACACATGCActcaatgatatatatatatatatatatatatatatatatatatatatatatatacaatatatattttttaaaggtttttgcagaagataaacagacaaaatgttatatttgtgaCATTCTCACCTAGCTGTTGTCATTAAACATATAGGACAAAAGTAGctacaactttatttaatttggcCTTGTAAGAGTTAAAATGTCTTGGATTAGACATCAGTGAAGCCACACCCCAATATGTATTAACATGATCCAAGAAGCAATAGTTCAAGAGAACGCACCGCCGATTGGCTAAACAACCTTGAAGTCGTGCCCCCTGGTGAAAATATTTGTCATGACTGAACTACAATAATTGTTGGTGATGTGCCAAAAATATTGTTACACCTACACCTGACTGTTAACACTATTTATTACTCATATGACATTTCTATTTCATACAGG
This is a stretch of genomic DNA from Anoplopoma fimbria isolate UVic2021 breed Golden Eagle Sablefish chromosome 19, Afim_UVic_2022, whole genome shotgun sequence. It encodes these proteins:
- the smad6b gene encoding mothers against decapentaplegic homolog 6b; its protein translation is MFRTKRSGLVRRLWRSRLIPDTEEDGNGNASEGCRDEVFGDNPEKIPKRELPPMTPGIGDIGGGCSGGLDRDGAELCVQEPGSLRAMQDTETRTVTCCLFKDRDQSETQDGSTDPGSCHLVLGTLRPPEDPMPRTVLEQELKSATYSLLKRLKERPLDTLLEAVESRGGMPSDCVMVARTELLLAGHVASPQLLVCKLYRWSDLQQPAQLKPLCECKSFGTLDSPTVCCNPYHYSRLCGPESPPPPYSRLSPNEEHKPLDLSDSTLSYTETEAASSPNITPGEFSDASMSPDAPKQSHWCNVAYWEHRTRVGRLYTVYEHSVSIFYDLPQGTGFCLGQLNLEHRSSTVQRTRGKIGYGILLSKEPDGVWAYNRSEHPIFVNSPTLDVPSSRTLVVRKVMPGYSIKVFDYERSYLLRHSTEADLLDGPYDPNSVRISFAKGWGPCYSRQFITSCPCWLEILLNNHR